The following are encoded together in the Bradyrhizobium sp. CCGUVB1N3 genome:
- the nikE gene encoding ABC transporter ATP-binding protein, with product MTPALSIQNYTLDYITSAGAVHVLHDISLEIAPGEVLGLVGESGSGKSSLAWALMRHLPSNAREVAGSLRLGDIDLQRLGPRELTKIRGRRLGMVFQDPSTSLNPTLTIGTQITEALIRHRGLKPRDADALAIDLLGHVDLSNPAAIMRRYPHEISGGEKQRVVIATAFGCRPDVILFDEPTTALDVITGARILELFARLRQETGVAALYISHDLALVSRVADRVAVLKRGRLVEQAPAAEIFRAPRHAETRVLVEAVPRPERRLVHDEPHDDVLLAAYDIEVHYGKAGLFRAAPPPATKKIGLDVRAGEILGLVGESGSGKSSMARALTGLAHFSGKISFDDQVIHSTRDMNAAYRRDMQIVFQHPDSSLNPRHRIGEILSRPLKLYGGSLADIPRLLDQVRLPASYAGRWPHQLSGGEKQRVAIARAFAARPKLVICDEITAPLDVSVQAQIIELLLALRAETGTAFLFITHDLNLIRQIAHRIAVMRRGEMVDLLPIEDFDADHIHPYTRELMAASPVPVG from the coding sequence GTGACCCCTGCCCTTTCGATCCAGAACTATACGCTCGATTACATCACGTCCGCCGGAGCGGTGCATGTGCTGCACGACATCTCGCTCGAGATCGCACCGGGCGAGGTCCTCGGGCTCGTCGGGGAATCCGGATCCGGCAAGAGCTCGCTTGCCTGGGCGCTGATGCGCCACCTACCGAGCAACGCCCGCGAAGTGGCAGGTTCGCTACGGCTTGGCGACATCGACCTTCAGCGCCTGGGTCCGCGAGAGCTGACCAAGATCCGCGGACGCCGGCTTGGGATGGTGTTTCAGGATCCCTCGACCTCGCTCAATCCGACGCTCACCATCGGAACGCAGATCACCGAAGCGCTGATCCGGCATCGCGGCCTCAAGCCGCGCGACGCCGACGCGCTGGCCATTGACCTGCTCGGCCATGTCGATCTGAGCAATCCCGCTGCGATCATGCGGCGCTATCCGCATGAAATATCCGGCGGGGAAAAGCAGCGTGTCGTCATTGCCACGGCCTTCGGCTGCCGGCCCGACGTCATCCTGTTCGACGAGCCGACCACGGCACTCGACGTCATCACCGGTGCGCGCATCCTCGAACTGTTCGCACGATTGCGGCAGGAGACTGGCGTTGCCGCGCTCTATATTTCTCACGACCTCGCACTCGTGAGCCGGGTCGCCGACCGAGTCGCGGTCCTGAAGCGCGGCCGCCTGGTCGAACAGGCACCGGCCGCCGAGATCTTCCGCGCGCCGCGTCATGCAGAGACGCGCGTGCTCGTGGAGGCCGTGCCCAGGCCAGAACGCCGTCTCGTCCATGACGAGCCGCATGACGACGTCCTTCTCGCTGCCTACGACATCGAAGTCCACTATGGCAAGGCCGGACTGTTCCGCGCCGCACCGCCGCCAGCCACGAAGAAGATCGGACTGGATGTCCGTGCCGGCGAGATACTCGGCCTCGTTGGCGAATCCGGCTCGGGCAAATCGTCGATGGCGCGCGCACTCACCGGGCTCGCCCACTTCTCGGGTAAAATCTCCTTCGACGATCAAGTGATCCACAGCACGCGCGACATGAACGCCGCCTATCGCCGCGACATGCAGATCGTGTTCCAGCATCCGGATTCCTCGCTCAATCCACGTCACAGGATCGGCGAGATCCTATCGCGGCCCCTCAAGCTCTATGGCGGCAGTCTTGCCGACATTCCGCGCCTGCTCGATCAGGTTCGCCTGCCGGCATCCTATGCCGGCCGCTGGCCGCACCAGCTTTCGGGTGGCGAGAAGCAGCGCGTTGCCATCGCACGGGCCTTCGCGGCGCGGCCGAAGCTCGTGATCTGCGACGAGATCACCGCGCCTCTGGATGTTTCCGTGCAGGCCCAGATCATCGAGTTGCTTCTCGCACTGCGCGCGGAGACCGGCACCGCCTTCCTCTTCATCACCCACGATCTCAACCTCATCCGCCAGATCGCTCACCGTATCGCTGTGATGCGCCGGGGTGAGATGGTCGACCTGCTTCCGATCGAAGATTTCGATGCGGACCACATTCATCCCTACACTCGCGAACTGATGGCCGCCTCCCCCGTACCGGTCGGCTGA
- a CDS encoding ABC transporter permease codes for MTLAWFARRLLLMGYTVVVVSMLVFAITQVLPADAAQSLLGENATPEVLAALRAKLGLGDPAWLQYARWAGHVFTGDFGVSMRTSQPVGPEMLAALSRSLLLAASSILVTLAIAVPLGVVAALRQGRFADTGVSLIAYLGVSLPEFVTATLLALLLADTLHWLPATGYVSPLEDFGGGIRHLALPVLTVSVILIAHVMRMMRSETLDVLKSDYIRAARLKGLPERTVLFRHALRNALLPVITIIALDVGYLLGGIIVIEEIFAIPGIGRALMVAITTRDLPSIQAGALIMATTYALTNTLADMAYALLDRRIRYD; via the coding sequence GTGACGCTGGCCTGGTTTGCACGCCGCCTTTTGCTGATGGGCTACACCGTCGTCGTGGTCTCGATGCTGGTATTCGCCATCACGCAGGTCCTGCCGGCGGATGCAGCCCAGTCGCTGCTCGGGGAAAACGCCACGCCCGAGGTGCTGGCCGCGCTCCGGGCCAAGCTCGGACTCGGCGATCCGGCCTGGCTGCAATATGCGCGCTGGGCCGGCCACGTCTTCACCGGCGATTTCGGCGTCTCGATGCGCACGAGCCAGCCGGTCGGCCCCGAAATGCTGGCCGCGCTGTCGCGCTCGCTGCTGCTTGCCGCGTCGTCCATCTTGGTCACGCTCGCCATCGCGGTGCCGCTCGGCGTCGTGGCGGCGTTGCGGCAAGGCAGGTTCGCCGACACAGGCGTCAGCCTCATTGCCTATCTCGGCGTCTCGCTGCCGGAGTTCGTCACCGCAACGCTCCTTGCCCTCCTGCTCGCCGACACGCTGCATTGGCTTCCGGCGACCGGCTATGTTTCGCCGCTCGAGGATTTCGGCGGCGGCATCCGTCATCTGGCGCTGCCGGTGCTCACTGTCTCAGTGATCCTGATCGCCCACGTCATGCGCATGATGCGCTCCGAGACGCTCGACGTGCTGAAGTCCGACTATATCCGTGCCGCACGGTTGAAGGGACTCCCTGAGCGGACCGTACTGTTTCGCCATGCCTTGCGCAACGCGCTGCTGCCGGTCATCACCATCATCGCGCTCGACGTCGGCTACTTGCTCGGCGGCATCATCGTGATCGAGGAGATCTTCGCCATTCCTGGCATCGGCCGCGCGCTGATGGTTGCCATCACCACGCGCGACCTGCCGTCGATCCAGGCGGGTGCTTTGATCATGGCGACGACCTACGCCCTTACCAATACGCTCGCCGACATGGCCTATGCGCTTCTCGACCGGCGGATTCGCTATGACTGA
- a CDS encoding ABC transporter permease yields the protein MTELFTRLMRRPQGFVGVVLLALVAVACLFGPALAPYAPEKIDFLGRFRAPGWQNWLGADQFGRDILSRLMVGARSTVPMALLATLVGSAAGAIIGVGSAYLGGRTDEAIMRTNDAVMAIPGLLMALLLVSTLGNGAGNAVIAIAIAFAPGMARVTRSVALNVRNQDYVKAAIARGEGASWIIFREMLPNVMAPVVIESTIRVSFAVMLFATLSFLGVGAQPPASEWGLMVADARQYMHQAPWGLVAPSAAIALTAIAFNLVGDGLRDALNPKDER from the coding sequence ATGACTGAGCTGTTCACCCGCTTGATGCGGAGGCCGCAGGGTTTTGTCGGTGTGGTGCTTCTGGCGCTTGTCGCTGTCGCTTGCCTGTTCGGGCCGGCACTGGCGCCGTATGCACCGGAGAAGATCGATTTTCTCGGCAGGTTCCGCGCGCCTGGCTGGCAGAACTGGCTCGGCGCCGATCAATTCGGCCGCGACATCCTGAGCCGCCTGATGGTCGGGGCGCGATCGACCGTGCCGATGGCTCTCCTCGCCACCCTCGTCGGCAGCGCGGCTGGCGCGATCATCGGCGTCGGCTCCGCCTATCTCGGCGGACGCACTGACGAAGCGATCATGCGCACCAACGATGCCGTGATGGCGATCCCGGGTCTTCTGATGGCCCTGCTCCTGGTCTCCACGCTCGGCAACGGCGCCGGCAATGCGGTCATTGCCATCGCGATCGCTTTTGCACCCGGCATGGCGCGGGTGACGCGCTCGGTCGCGCTCAATGTGCGCAATCAGGACTATGTGAAGGCCGCAATCGCGCGCGGCGAAGGCGCGTCGTGGATCATCTTCCGCGAGATGCTGCCCAATGTCATGGCGCCGGTCGTGATCGAGTCCACCATCCGCGTGTCCTTCGCCGTGATGCTGTTCGCGACGCTGAGCTTCCTCGGCGTCGGCGCCCAGCCGCCAGCATCCGAATGGGGGCTGATGGTAGCGGATGCTCGCCAATACATGCACCAGGCGCCGTGGGGGCTGGTCGCGCCATCGGCCGCGATCGCGCTCACCGCCATCGCCTTCAACCTGGTGGGCGATGGCCTTCGCGACGCTCTCAATCCGAAGGATGAGCGGTGA
- a CDS encoding Xaa-Pro peptidase family protein, with protein MSFPIDEYQARVARARQHMSARNIDVLIIDQSEFLVYLTGFPISENMYRACLLPREGEPIMILRAVDLGPFTENSWVTDSVAFADWEDPIQVLADTIARLGYARARVGIDEESYCMPLRRFKKLAGRLPDANFVDFSGVMATLRARKSEREIAVLRRAAKIGDLGIAAALKTAGSGRSARDVAAAVHQVFLQEGADAARAGIITKGVGNAFLHGGLTKQPLAEGDILHMELLPYVDGYSARLMRSAVIGEITSQRSHLAKRLIEIQDLQFDAVKPGAAAAAVDAVARNAMLAEGLRPNYPNITGYALGCYPLHTPRTSDFSRIFLPTADWTLEEGMVFHMYVSADGIAISETVLVTETGHECLTRCPRQVFQV; from the coding sequence ATGTCGTTCCCGATCGACGAATATCAGGCGCGCGTGGCGCGCGCACGCCAGCACATGTCAGCGCGCAACATCGATGTCCTGATCATCGACCAGAGCGAATTCCTCGTCTATCTCACCGGCTTCCCGATTTCGGAGAACATGTACCGGGCATGCCTTCTGCCGCGCGAGGGCGAGCCGATCATGATCCTGCGGGCCGTCGACCTCGGACCGTTCACCGAAAACTCCTGGGTGACGGATTCCGTCGCCTTCGCTGATTGGGAAGACCCGATCCAGGTCCTTGCCGACACGATCGCCCGCCTGGGTTACGCCAGGGCGCGCGTGGGAATCGACGAAGAGTCCTATTGTATGCCGCTGCGTCGGTTCAAGAAACTCGCGGGTAGACTGCCGGACGCAAATTTCGTGGACTTCTCGGGCGTCATGGCGACGCTCCGCGCGCGAAAAAGCGAAAGGGAGATCGCCGTGCTCAGGCGCGCCGCCAAGATCGGCGATCTCGGTATCGCAGCCGCGCTCAAGACCGCCGGTTCGGGCAGATCGGCGCGAGATGTCGCAGCGGCCGTCCACCAGGTGTTCTTGCAAGAGGGTGCAGACGCCGCGCGCGCGGGCATCATCACGAAAGGCGTCGGCAATGCTTTCCTGCATGGCGGACTGACCAAGCAGCCGCTCGCCGAGGGCGATATCCTTCATATGGAGCTGCTGCCCTATGTCGACGGCTACAGCGCCCGCCTGATGCGCTCAGCGGTGATCGGCGAGATCACGTCACAGCGGTCACATCTCGCAAAGCGTCTGATCGAGATCCAGGATCTGCAATTCGATGCTGTGAAGCCCGGGGCCGCTGCCGCCGCTGTCGACGCGGTCGCGAGAAACGCGATGCTGGCCGAGGGCCTGAGGCCCAACTACCCGAATATCACTGGCTATGCGCTCGGCTGCTATCCGCTTCATACCCCGCGCACCAGCGACTTCTCGCGCATTTTCCTGCCCACGGCGGATTGGACACTTGAGGAAGGTATGGTGTTTCACATGTACGTGTCCGCCGATGGGATCGCGATCAGCGAGACCGTGCTGGTCACCGAGACCGGGCATGAATGTCTGACGCGCTGCCCGCGGCAAGTGTTCCAAGTGTGA
- a CDS encoding substrate-binding domain-containing protein gives MHKHLLMAAVAFSALMGGQASAQQKFTFALVPKNMNNPFFDQARDGCKKAEAESKGAFQCMYIGPGEHGGGEEQVQIVQDLVAKKVDGIAVAPANAAAMAVALQAAKGAGIPVLTWDSDVLPENKELRLAYIGTHNYEIGVNIAKIVQTIKPKGGTICIQSGGAAAANHNERMKGIRDTLAGKESAQSPGERLTGQNGWKEIDGCPLYTNDDFPLSVQQFQDIMAKNPTLDAFTPTGGFPQFVPDANRAAVAPFKDKIAKKDLALVVADTLPVQIDQMKEGLSLGQVGQRPFEMGYKTMFALKDVKEGKAPPKDPTYTGLDVCTSKNVDTCIAK, from the coding sequence GTGCATAAACATCTATTGATGGCCGCCGTGGCGTTTTCAGCGCTCATGGGAGGACAGGCCAGCGCGCAGCAGAAGTTCACCTTTGCGCTCGTTCCCAAGAACATGAACAACCCGTTCTTCGATCAGGCGCGGGACGGCTGCAAGAAGGCGGAAGCCGAGTCCAAGGGCGCCTTCCAGTGCATGTATATCGGCCCCGGAGAGCATGGCGGCGGCGAGGAGCAGGTGCAGATCGTGCAGGACCTCGTGGCCAAGAAGGTGGACGGCATTGCCGTGGCACCGGCCAACGCGGCAGCGATGGCCGTTGCGCTCCAGGCCGCCAAGGGCGCCGGCATTCCCGTGTTGACCTGGGACTCCGACGTTCTCCCCGAGAACAAGGAGCTGCGTCTTGCCTATATCGGCACCCACAACTACGAGATTGGCGTCAACATCGCCAAGATCGTTCAGACGATCAAGCCGAAGGGCGGCACGATCTGTATCCAGTCCGGTGGCGCTGCTGCAGCAAACCACAACGAGCGCATGAAGGGTATCCGTGACACGCTGGCCGGCAAGGAGTCTGCCCAATCGCCCGGGGAACGGCTGACTGGACAGAATGGCTGGAAGGAGATCGACGGCTGCCCGCTCTACACCAACGACGATTTCCCTCTGTCGGTGCAACAATTCCAGGACATCATGGCAAAGAACCCGACTTTGGACGCATTCACGCCGACGGGCGGCTTCCCGCAATTCGTGCCGGACGCCAACCGCGCTGCGGTCGCGCCCTTCAAGGACAAGATCGCCAAGAAGGACCTGGCGTTGGTGGTTGCCGACACACTGCCGGTTCAGATCGACCAGATGAAGGAGGGGCTGTCGCTCGGCCAGGTCGGTCAGCGTCCGTTCGAGATGGGCTACAAGACCATGTTCGCCTTGAAGGACGTCAAGGAAGGCAAGGCTCCGCCTAAAGATCCGACCTATACCGGCCTCGACGTCTGCACATCCAAGAACGTCGATACCTGTATCGCGAAGTAG
- a CDS encoding ABC transporter substrate-binding protein, protein MLSVTRRHFLAGTALSLAILPRIALAEAPRRGGVLQMSIDQAASVIHPMLARVNPEYLVTELLYSNLTRLKPDMTVEQDLALSWEPNATLTEWTFKLRPGVTFHDGSPLTADDVVATINAILDPKTASPGRTNVGPIKEVAALDPLTVKFTLSGAYADLPVALTYLNARIVPAKVVTGDLASLSTTANGTGPFKLTTYEPDRRIIVERNPAYYDPMRPYLDRIELLVYPDRTAEASAMISGEIDLLLTTTPGEYERLVKADGVKALRTPSGQFLNINLGCDQKPFNDVRVRQALALAVDREATVGFVAGGYGTPGNDTPLSSAYHFYKNIPLKKTDIAKAKQLLADAGYPNGIDLTLIASDKPATRTQLGVAVREMAAAAGFRINVQTMPHATYLDQVWKKGNFYVGFYNMQPTADAIFNLLYTSNAAWNETRWNNSEFDAVINAARVENDEAKRTALYAKAQDMMNTEVPTVISAFFDLLAAQRAYVEGYVLHPRGSVFRLDIVSLGAGAPKRA, encoded by the coding sequence ATGCTGTCCGTCACGCGCCGTCACTTCCTTGCCGGAACCGCACTCAGCCTCGCCATCCTGCCGAGAATCGCCCTCGCCGAGGCCCCCAGGCGCGGCGGCGTCTTGCAGATGTCGATCGACCAGGCGGCATCGGTCATCCATCCGATGCTGGCGCGCGTGAATCCGGAATACCTCGTCACCGAGCTGCTCTACTCCAACCTCACCCGACTGAAGCCGGACATGACCGTCGAGCAGGACCTCGCGCTTTCGTGGGAGCCGAATGCGACGCTGACCGAGTGGACCTTCAAGCTGCGCCCTGGTGTGACATTTCATGACGGCTCGCCACTGACCGCCGACGATGTCGTCGCCACGATCAACGCCATCCTCGATCCGAAGACCGCCTCCCCCGGCCGCACCAATGTCGGCCCGATCAAGGAGGTCGCGGCGCTCGATCCGTTGACCGTCAAGTTCACGCTCTCCGGCGCTTATGCCGACCTTCCGGTGGCGCTCACCTACCTCAACGCGCGCATCGTTCCAGCCAAGGTCGTCACCGGAGACCTCGCCAGCCTTTCGACCACCGCCAACGGCACCGGCCCCTTCAAGCTCACGACCTACGAGCCCGATCGCCGGATCATCGTCGAGCGCAACCCCGCCTACTACGACCCGATGCGGCCGTACCTCGACCGCATCGAGCTGCTGGTCTATCCGGACCGCACAGCCGAAGCCTCGGCGATGATCTCCGGCGAGATCGACCTGCTGCTCACGACCACGCCGGGCGAGTATGAGCGCCTCGTCAAGGCCGATGGCGTCAAGGCGCTACGCACGCCCTCCGGCCAGTTCCTCAACATCAATCTCGGATGCGACCAGAAACCGTTCAACGACGTGCGCGTTCGCCAGGCGCTGGCCCTGGCAGTCGATCGCGAGGCGACCGTGGGCTTCGTCGCGGGCGGCTACGGCACGCCGGGAAACGATACGCCGCTGAGCTCCGCCTATCACTTCTACAAGAACATTCCACTGAAGAAGACCGACATCGCCAAGGCGAAGCAGCTTCTGGCCGACGCGGGCTATCCCAACGGCATCGATCTGACGCTGATCGCCTCCGACAAGCCGGCGACCCGCACCCAACTCGGCGTCGCCGTCCGCGAGATGGCGGCGGCCGCCGGCTTCCGCATCAACGTGCAGACCATGCCGCACGCCACCTATCTCGACCAGGTCTGGAAGAAAGGCAATTTCTACGTCGGCTTCTACAACATGCAGCCGACGGCGGACGCCATCTTCAACCTGCTTTACACGTCAAACGCGGCCTGGAACGAGACCCGCTGGAACAACAGCGAGTTCGACGCCGTCATCAATGCCGCGCGCGTCGAGAACGACGAGGCCAAGCGCACCGCGCTCTACGCCAAGGCGCAGGACATGATGAACACCGAGGTCCCGACGGTGATTTCAGCGTTCTTCGACCTGCTGGCGGCGCAACGGGCTTACGTCGAAGGCTATGTGTTGCATCCGCGCGGATCGGTGTTCCGCCTCGACATCGTCTCGCTCGGTGCCGGCGCGCCGAAGCGCGCCTGA
- a CDS encoding M20 family metallopeptidase translates to MVSPTPGPGQASPTLADGFAQIERTVERAVDDLARMVAVDTTFPPGAGYEAFAGLMERTVAALGLDRQRIDVPEHLWRVTGGPAHGRRTNLIARRRSGKPVLGLYFHVDTVPAAPGWTTNPFELTRDGDRLIGLGAADMKGTIAAVLLALRAADSIGLPLGYDPMLLLCTDEEGGLYPGVRYLAEQGLLEGHILNFNGAAASRIWAGCFGLFTLLLRVHGKTVHASEAGTIGSSANAIETALPILNALAALKPKIAARISTLPAPPHATRPLAAQLDISAAHGGQCGGQIPSLFEVLICRRYAPEEDFQAARAEIERAIAAAAPGADVEVVLTGHLMPTSDPTGPHWPRWQEALSAGFGYAPDDFAKWGATSCSDFGWVQQTGMQEILLTGLGRPDNQVHAPGEFTTHSDIVALAKSVLAYLSAEFRPDLSPETVVAR, encoded by the coding sequence ATGGTTTCTCCGACACCAGGTCCAGGACAGGCCAGCCCGACGCTTGCCGACGGTTTTGCCCAAATCGAGCGGACAGTTGAACGTGCGGTCGACGATCTCGCGCGGATGGTAGCGGTCGACACGACCTTCCCACCCGGCGCGGGCTACGAAGCCTTTGCCGGATTGATGGAGCGCACCGTTGCGGCGCTCGGGTTGGATCGTCAGCGCATCGATGTGCCCGAGCATTTGTGGCGCGTGACCGGTGGCCCGGCGCATGGGCGCAGAACCAATCTCATCGCGCGGCGCCGCTCGGGCAAGCCGGTGCTCGGGCTGTATTTCCATGTCGACACCGTGCCGGCAGCGCCCGGCTGGACCACTAATCCTTTCGAGTTGACGCGCGATGGCGATCGCCTGATCGGCCTTGGCGCCGCCGACATGAAGGGCACAATCGCAGCCGTGCTGCTGGCGCTACGCGCCGCCGATTCGATCGGCCTTCCGCTCGGCTACGACCCGATGCTGCTGCTTTGCACCGACGAGGAAGGCGGGCTCTATCCCGGGGTGCGTTACCTTGCCGAACAGGGTCTTCTCGAAGGCCATATCCTCAACTTCAACGGTGCCGCAGCGTCGCGCATTTGGGCCGGCTGCTTCGGCCTTTTCACGCTTTTGCTGCGCGTCCACGGCAAGACCGTTCACGCAAGCGAAGCCGGGACCATCGGCTCAAGCGCCAACGCCATCGAGACTGCGCTTCCGATCCTGAATGCTCTCGCGGCATTGAAACCGAAAATCGCCGCACGGATATCCACCCTGCCCGCGCCGCCGCACGCAACACGTCCGCTCGCAGCCCAGCTCGATATTTCCGCCGCCCATGGCGGCCAATGCGGCGGCCAGATTCCGTCGCTCTTCGAAGTCCTCATCTGCCGGCGTTATGCGCCGGAAGAAGATTTTCAGGCCGCGCGTGCCGAGATCGAGCGCGCCATCGCCGCGGCTGCGCCTGGAGCTGACGTCGAGGTGGTCCTCACCGGCCACCTGATGCCGACATCCGATCCGACGGGCCCGCACTGGCCGCGCTGGCAGGAGGCGCTTTCGGCCGGATTTGGCTATGCGCCGGACGATTTCGCCAAATGGGGCGCGACGAGTTGCTCCGATTTCGGCTGGGTGCAGCAGACCGGTATGCAGGAGATCCTGCTGACCGGACTTGGCCGGCCGGACAACCAAGTTCATGCACCTGGCGAATTCACCACCCACTCCGACATCGTCGCGCTGGCGAAATCGGTCCTCGCCTATCTGTCCGCCGAATTCCGTCCCGATCTGTCTCCCGAAACAGTCGTCGCCCGCTAA
- a CDS encoding GntR family transcriptional regulator: MTGKQAKAAVSGPPSLPVPLYEHVKRQIAEAILVGELSPGTVLPGEVALAARYGVAVGTIRRALADLTADGMLVRRRKTGTLVTGRAPQHSLRFFFQYFRLHGEDGSLQRSVPEVLSVVLRPADTEEAVLFTEAPGEPLLCLHRVRRVGRVPVMHSRIRLVARRVPDFPREAANVPALLYLHLLDAYGIRIAAVREKLLAELADKEDRRLLALPSPNAVLVIQEEAYDQTGGLALLSEHRVTTAHHHYVNEIR; the protein is encoded by the coding sequence GTGACCGGTAAACAGGCAAAAGCAGCGGTAAGCGGTCCGCCGAGCCTGCCGGTTCCGTTGTACGAGCACGTCAAGCGCCAGATCGCCGAAGCGATCCTGGTCGGCGAACTGTCTCCGGGCACGGTGCTGCCCGGCGAAGTGGCGCTCGCCGCGCGATACGGAGTCGCGGTCGGTACCATTCGCCGGGCGCTGGCGGACCTGACAGCCGACGGCATGCTGGTGCGGAGGCGCAAGACCGGGACATTGGTGACAGGCCGCGCACCGCAGCACAGCCTGCGCTTCTTCTTCCAGTACTTCCGACTGCACGGCGAGGACGGCAGCCTGCAGCGTTCCGTGCCCGAAGTGCTGTCCGTCGTGTTGCGGCCAGCCGATACGGAGGAGGCTGTGCTCTTTACGGAAGCCCCGGGTGAGCCGCTGCTATGTCTCCATCGCGTGCGACGTGTCGGTCGCGTGCCTGTGATGCACTCGCGGATACGGCTCGTTGCGCGTCGCGTGCCCGATTTCCCGCGCGAGGCCGCAAACGTGCCCGCGCTGCTCTACCTCCATCTGCTCGATGCCTACGGCATCCGTATTGCCGCGGTGCGCGAGAAGCTTCTGGCAGAACTCGCCGACAAGGAGGACCGCCGCCTGCTCGCGCTGCCTTCGCCGAATGCCGTTCTGGTGATTCAGGAGGAAGCGTACGATCAAACGGGCGGGCTGGCGCTTCTGAGCGAACACCGCGTTACGACCGCGCATCATCACTACGTCAATGAGATCCGTTGA
- a CDS encoding M20 family metallopeptidase: MDHNALLARIDVPAALDLLSRMVQHKSYSKSDGEKQLAAFMAGRMREIGLETELASFGDEGRVNAVGRWKGVGGGKSLLFNGHLDTNPVTEGWTVDPWAGKVDDAFIYGIGVSNMKAGDAAYFCAVKTLIDAGVKLKGDVILTYVVGELQGGVGTYSLVEQGLRADYFINSEPTDLKAMTMHAAAFMFIIELTGNTRHLSKREEAVDAIAAACDLIPRLNAMKFSGALTPEHEGINRVHVGVVHGALGRELHEWRAPQVADYVRIKGSGRYAPGQTEAGALADMRRELDALVARFPGLKAEIMSEDRAGVPTMPPFEVARASPIVAAVNRAYRTVRGEDQPTGPVAPSCFYGTDAGHLHHFGGMEGIVCGPGGRYNTMPDERVDIVDFIDMIRIYMLAILDICG, encoded by the coding sequence ATGGATCACAACGCACTTCTCGCCCGGATCGACGTTCCAGCGGCCCTCGACCTCCTGTCCCGCATGGTGCAGCACAAGAGCTACTCGAAGTCGGATGGAGAGAAGCAGCTCGCCGCCTTCATGGCTGGCCGCATGCGCGAGATCGGCCTCGAGACCGAACTCGCCTCTTTCGGCGATGAGGGCCGGGTCAATGCCGTCGGCCGCTGGAAAGGCGTGGGCGGCGGCAAGAGCCTGCTGTTCAATGGCCACCTCGACACCAACCCGGTGACCGAGGGTTGGACCGTCGACCCCTGGGCCGGCAAAGTCGACGACGCCTTCATCTACGGCATCGGCGTCTCCAACATGAAGGCCGGCGATGCCGCCTATTTCTGCGCCGTCAAGACGTTGATCGATGCCGGCGTCAAACTCAAAGGCGACGTCATCCTGACCTATGTGGTCGGCGAGCTGCAAGGCGGCGTCGGTACATACTCGCTTGTCGAACAAGGGCTGCGCGCGGACTATTTCATCAACTCCGAGCCGACCGATCTGAAGGCGATGACCATGCACGCGGCGGCCTTCATGTTCATCATTGAACTGACCGGCAATACCCGTCATTTGTCGAAGCGCGAAGAGGCGGTCGACGCGATCGCGGCCGCATGCGATCTCATTCCGCGCCTCAATGCGATGAAGTTCTCCGGCGCCCTTACGCCGGAACATGAAGGCATCAATCGCGTCCATGTCGGCGTCGTCCACGGCGCGCTCGGCCGAGAGTTGCACGAATGGCGCGCGCCCCAGGTCGCCGACTACGTGCGGATCAAGGGCTCGGGCCGCTATGCGCCGGGCCAAACCGAAGCGGGAGCGCTGGCCGACATGCGCCGCGAACTCGACGCCCTGGTGGCGCGCTTTCCGGGCCTGAAAGCGGAGATCATGTCGGAGGACCGCGCCGGCGTGCCGACCATGCCGCCCTTCGAGGTCGCACGCGCGAGCCCGATCGTGGCTGCCGTCAACCGCGCCTATCGCACGGTACGCGGCGAAGACCAGCCGACGGGGCCGGTCGCTCCGAGCTGCTTCTACGGGACCGACGCCGGTCATCTTCACCATTTCGGCGGCATGGAGGGCATCGTCTGCGGCCCCGGCGGCCGCTACAACACGATGCCCGATGAGCGCGTCGACATCGTCGATTTCATCGACATGATCCGCATCTACATGCTCGCCATATTGGACATCTGCGGATAG